Proteins encoded within one genomic window of Priestia megaterium:
- a CDS encoding DUF2935 domain-containing protein produces MIDGFVERSLDEIRFWSRIMKEHSLFLRLGFRCEDTQLIQEANQFYHLFEQIEHRAHSFTNQTDPEQMKRFNSEVQQAATGIFAFKRKILGLILDGRMQGANNFPLLVDHISREANYFRKRLIELNEGKLKPLADAIIKENVFFLRIMADHAKFIGHLLDPSERKLVDMARNFSNDFDQLVFQARDLESMKPQSQTVPLLDQFLDENRVSVASLRDFKKTARELIEECRIKSIIHPLLADHTFREAERFLHIIDMFEASLRNQDQS; encoded by the coding sequence ATGATTGATGGATTTGTAGAGAGATCCTTAGATGAAATTCGTTTTTGGTCAAGGATTATGAAAGAACATTCTTTATTTCTTAGATTGGGTTTTAGATGTGAAGATACTCAATTAATTCAGGAAGCAAATCAATTTTATCATTTGTTTGAACAGATAGAACACAGGGCTCACTCATTTACTAACCAAACAGATCCTGAACAAATGAAAAGGTTTAATTCAGAGGTTCAACAAGCTGCTACTGGCATATTTGCTTTTAAAAGAAAGATTTTAGGTTTAATTTTAGATGGCCGAATGCAAGGGGCAAATAACTTTCCTCTGTTGGTTGACCATATTAGTAGAGAAGCTAACTATTTTAGAAAGAGACTGATTGAATTAAACGAGGGAAAATTAAAACCACTCGCTGATGCTATTATCAAGGAAAATGTATTCTTTTTAAGAATTATGGCTGATCATGCCAAATTTATAGGTCATCTCCTTGATCCATCAGAAAGAAAACTAGTAGATATGGCTAGAAACTTTAGCAATGATTTTGATCAATTAGTTTTTCAAGCAAGAGACTTGGAATCTATGAAACCTCAATCTCAGACTGTCCCCCTTCTAGATCAATTTCTTGATGAAAACCGTGTTTCAGTTGCATCACTTCGGGATTTTAAGAAAACGGCCAGAGAATTAATTGAAGAATGCAGAATTAAGAGTATTATCCATCCACTTCTAGCAGATCATACTTTTCGTGAAGCCGAAAGATTTCTTCATATCATTGATATGTTTGAAGCTAGCTTAAGAAACCAAGATCAATCCTAA